One genomic window of Nicotiana sylvestris chromosome 10, ASM39365v2, whole genome shotgun sequence includes the following:
- the LOC104221979 gene encoding polyphenol oxidase E, chloroplastic-like, with the protein MASSSTLPLCTTKTPFSSSTNSFFFAKPSHLFLNGKGNQSFKVSCTGEHDGNQLDAVKEGAVDRRNVLLGLGGLYGATNLAPLASAAPVPPPDLKSCGPATITDGPTVPYSCCPPTPDDMDSVPYYKIPRMSKLRKRPPAQDVSEEYIAKYQLATSKMRELDKDPFDPLGFKQQANIHCAYCNDAYTMGDQKLQVHQSWLFFPFHRWYLYFYERILGSLIDDPTFALPYWNWDHPSGMRLPAMFDVEGSSLYDARRNPHVRNGTIIDLGFFGDEVKTNEIQMITNNLILMYRQMITNAPCPLLFFGEPYRFGSKPNPGQGTIENIPHTPVHIWTGTVRCTDLGNCVPSYGEDMGNFYSAGLDPVFYSHHANVDRMWNEWKALGGKRRDLTDNDWLNSEFFFYDENRDPWRVKVRDCLDSKKMGYDYEPKATPWRNFKPGKKTTPGKVNLRSVKPASKVFPLSNLDRAICFSIERPATSRSQQDKDEFEEVLTFKNLKYDDSKYIKFDVFVNADKTVNADDIDKKEYAGSYTSLPHVHGPNSGNHAVEVQEFKLAITELLEDCGLEDEDIIAVTVVPKTGGEVVSINSVLIELKDCY; encoded by the coding sequence ATGGCTTCTTCTTCTACTCTTCCTTTATGCACCACAAAAACTCCATTTTCTTCCTCCACCAACTCATTTTTCTTTGCAAAACCCTCTCATCTTTTCCTCAATGGAAAAGGTAACCAAAGTTTCAAGGTTTCATGCACAGGCGAGCATGACGGAAACCAGCTTGACGCAGTTAAAGAAGGAGCTGTTGACAGAAGGAAtgtccttttgggtttaggagggCTGTATGGCGCAACTAATCTTGCGCCATTAGCCTCTGCTGCTCCCGTACCACCCCCCGATCTAAAATCATGTGGCCCGGCCACGATAACGGATGGTCCAACTGTACCATATTCTTGTTGCCCCCCTACACCAGATGATATGGACAGCGTTCCATATTACAAGATCCCTCGCATGTCCAAGCTTCGTAAGCGGCCCCCTGCCCAAGACGTGAGTGAGGAGTATATAGCCAAGTACCAGTTAGCCACTAGTAAAATGAGGGAATTAGACAAAGACCCATTTGATCCTCTTGGCTTCAAGCAACAAGCTAATATCCATTGTGCTTATTGCAACGATGCTTACACAATGGGTGACCAAAAGTTACAAGTTCACCAATCGTGGCTTTTCTTCCCGTTTCATAGATGGTACTTGTACTTCTACGAGAGAATCTTGGGCTCCCTCATCGATGATCCAACTTTTGCTCTGCCATATTGGAACTGGGACCATCCAAGCGGCATGCGTTTGCCTGCTATGTTCGATGTCGAAGGTTCTTCCCTCTACGATGCAAGACGTAATCCACATGTCCGTAATGGAACCATAATCGATCTTGGTTTTTTCGGTGATGAAGTCAAAACTAATGAAATACAGATGATAACTAACAACTTAATTCTAATGTATCGTCAAATGATAACTAATGCTCCATGCCCGCTGTTGTTCTTCGGAGAGCCTTACAGATTCGGATCTAAACCCAATCCGGGGCAGGGAACCATTGAAAACATTCCTCATACTCCGGTTCACATTTGGACTGGTACTGTGCGGTGTACGGATTTGGGTAATTGTGTGCCATCATACGGTGAGGATATGGGTAATTTCTACTCAGCTGGTTTAGACCCAGTTTTTTACAGCCACCACGCCAATGTGGACCGCATGTGGAATGAATGGAAAGCACTAGGAGGGAAAAGAAGGGATCTCACAGACAATGATTGGTTAAACTCGGAGTTCTTTTTCTACGATGAAAACCGCGACCCATGGCGTGTGAAAGTCCGAGACTGTTTGGACAGCAAGAAGATGGGGTATGATTACGAACCGAAAGCCACACCATGGCGTAACTTTAAGCCAGGGAAAAAGACCACACCGGGCAAGGTGAATCTACGTTCAGTTAAGCCAGCCAGCAAGGTATTCCCACTCTCAAATCTGGACAGAGCAATTTGCTTTAGCATAGAGAGGCCAGCTACATCAAGGAGTCAGCAGGATAAAGATGAATTTGAGGAGGTGCTAACATTCAAGAATTTAAAGTATGATGATAGCAAGTATATAAAGTTTGATGTGTTCGTCAATGCAGACAAGACTGTGAATGCAGATGACATTGACAAGAAAGAATATGCAGGGAGCTATACCAGCTTGCCACATGTTCATGGACCTAATAGTGGCAATCATGCGGTTGAAGTACAAGAATTCAAGCTAGCCATCACTGAACTGCTAGAGGACTGTGGTTTGGAAGATGAAGACATTATTGCGGTAACTGTGGTTCCAAAGACGGGGGGCGAAGTGGTCAGCATCAACAGTGTGTTGATTGAACTTAAGGATTGTTATTAA